A single Pseudomonadota bacterium DNA region contains:
- a CDS encoding hemolysin family protein gives MDNDTGLLHRLKRLLKKDNSQPLTEEALQEIINTSGEAGVIADDTHEMLSSIIELKDIRVQEVMIPRTDFIAINADSSLQEIIPTINERGFSRYPVFEDNLDNIIGILYAKDMLKYLQEDLDKITARQIIRPVYFIPETKKIQELLHEMRKKGIHIAVAVDEYGGTSGLVTLSDLVEEIIGEIYEEDADQKADEVKNILPQEDGSYLVAGKTEIEELEDLFNIEVDNRGKFESIGGLVIYLFSKIPAVGEIITYKNISIKVTDADERRVKKVRISSLPKPADESVSPPENR, from the coding sequence ATGGATAACGACACAGGACTCCTGCACCGGCTAAAAAGACTGCTTAAAAAAGACAACAGCCAACCACTAACAGAAGAGGCCCTCCAGGAAATCATTAATACCAGCGGGGAAGCCGGAGTCATTGCCGATGACACCCACGAAATGCTGAGCAGCATTATCGAGTTGAAAGACATCCGGGTTCAGGAGGTCATGATCCCCCGAACTGACTTCATTGCCATCAACGCTGATTCTTCCCTGCAGGAAATCATCCCGACAATAAACGAACGGGGTTTTTCCCGCTACCCGGTCTTTGAAGATAATCTTGATAATATTATCGGCATACTTTACGCTAAAGACATGCTGAAATATCTCCAGGAAGATTTAGACAAAATAACTGCCCGGCAAATCATTCGACCGGTGTATTTTATTCCGGAAACCAAGAAGATACAGGAATTGCTCCATGAAATGCGAAAAAAAGGCATCCATATTGCCGTTGCCGTGGACGAATATGGCGGCACTTCCGGCCTGGTCACCTTAAGCGATCTGGTGGAGGAAATTATTGGTGAAATTTACGAGGAAGATGCTGACCAGAAAGCCGACGAAGTAAAAAATATTCTCCCCCAGGAGGATGGATCCTATCTGGTTGCCGGAAAAACCGAAATCGAAGAGTTGGAAGACCTGTTCAATATTGAAGTGGACAATCGGGGCAAATTTGAAAGCATTGGCGGCTTGGTCATCTACCTTTTCAGTAAAATACCCGCCGTCGGAGAAATAATCACCTATAAAAATATCAGCATCAAAGTAACCGATGCGGATGAACGGCGGGTAAAAAAAGTCAGAATCAGCTCCCTGCCGAAACCTGCCGATGAATCAGTCTCCCCGCCGGAAAACCGTTAA